A window from Sphingobacterium hotanense encodes these proteins:
- a CDS encoding alpha/beta hydrolase: MHQRNILQAGNTSNAKKALIMLHGRGGSAQDILSLAEHLNVADYLLLAPQATNHTWYPHSFMAEVASNQPYLDSALALVAETVKEAEAQGIRAENIYFLGFSQGACLTLEYVARNAQRYGGAVAFTGGLIGDEIYKENYQGDFAGTPIFIGTSDPDFHVPVSRVQESTKLLEEMGAEVTEKIYAGMPHTIVSDEIEVANRVVFRY, translated from the coding sequence ATGCATCAAAGAAATATATTACAGGCAGGGAATACTAGCAATGCAAAGAAAGCTTTGATAATGCTACATGGTAGAGGAGGTTCGGCACAGGATATTTTATCCCTTGCCGAGCATCTGAACGTCGCGGATTACCTGTTGTTGGCACCACAAGCGACAAACCATACTTGGTATCCGCATTCTTTTATGGCGGAGGTTGCTTCGAATCAGCCTTATCTGGATTCAGCTTTGGCGTTGGTGGCCGAAACGGTTAAGGAAGCGGAAGCTCAGGGTATACGAGCGGAGAACATCTATTTCCTAGGCTTCTCGCAAGGCGCCTGTTTGACCCTAGAGTATGTAGCACGCAATGCTCAACGTTACGGCGGAGCTGTAGCCTTCACCGGTGGCCTGATCGGCGATGAAATCTATAAGGAGAACTACCAAGGAGATTTCGCCGGAACACCAATCTTTATCGGAACCAGCGACCCCGACTTCCATGTCCCCGTAAGCCGTGTGCAAGAAAGTACAAAGCTGCTGGAAGAAATGGGCGCCGAAGTAACTGAAAAGATTTATGCGGGAATGCCGCATACGATTGTCTCGGATGAGATTGAGGTTGCTAATAGGGTTGTTTTTAGATATTAG
- the mnmE gene encoding tRNA uridine-5-carboxymethylaminomethyl(34) synthesis GTPase MnmE, with the protein MSFTHSQDTIVALATSPGVNGAIAVIRLSGPEAVAITDSVFKGKDLSKQASHTIHFGTIRDGDQVIDEVLVSLFIAPHSYTKENVVEISTHNSKYIIERILTLLMKKGARAAKAGEFTLRAFLNGGLDLSQAEAVADLIASNSAASHQIAMQQMRGGFSNQLKQLREDLVHFASLIELELDFAEEDVEFANRDQLRILIEKIYQVIGRLIQSFEQGNVLKNGVPVVIAGKPNVGKSTLLNALLNEERAIVSDIAGTTRDTIEDEINIHGVTFRFIDTAGIRQTEDLIEAKGVERTMEKMKQARLIIYLFDPTQDHIAAVQQQIKEVEVLNIPFVTIINKSDLLSEDQRAEYAVLNPIYISAKQQQGIEGLKDELLNQVNLSQINTDDTIVTNIRHLEALQHTREALEKVLFGIDNPITSDFLAMDIRQALHHLGEITGTVTTDDLLENIFSKFCIGK; encoded by the coding sequence ATGTCATTTACGCATTCTCAAGATACAATTGTCGCGCTGGCGACTTCTCCAGGGGTTAATGGTGCTATTGCTGTGATTCGTTTGTCGGGTCCGGAGGCAGTGGCTATTACGGACTCTGTTTTTAAGGGGAAGGATTTGAGCAAGCAGGCTTCGCATACGATCCACTTTGGAACTATTCGTGATGGGGATCAGGTGATTGATGAGGTTCTTGTTTCTTTATTTATTGCGCCACACTCGTATACGAAGGAGAATGTTGTGGAGATTTCTACGCATAACTCGAAGTATATTATCGAGCGTATCTTGACGTTGCTGATGAAGAAAGGGGCGAGGGCGGCGAAGGCGGGGGAGTTTACTCTTCGTGCTTTCTTGAATGGCGGATTGGATTTGTCGCAGGCGGAAGCAGTGGCGGATCTGATTGCTTCGAATTCTGCAGCATCGCATCAGATTGCTATGCAGCAGATGCGTGGTGGTTTCTCAAATCAGTTGAAGCAGCTGCGTGAGGATCTGGTGCACTTTGCGTCTTTGATCGAGCTGGAATTGGATTTCGCGGAAGAGGATGTGGAGTTCGCTAATCGCGATCAATTGCGGATTCTGATCGAGAAGATCTATCAGGTGATCGGGCGTTTGATTCAATCGTTTGAGCAGGGGAATGTGTTGAAGAACGGTGTGCCGGTGGTTATTGCTGGAAAGCCAAATGTGGGGAAATCGACACTGTTGAATGCTTTATTGAATGAGGAACGTGCTATTGTATCGGATATTGCTGGTACGACACGTGATACGATTGAAGATGAGATCAATATACATGGCGTTACTTTCCGTTTTATAGATACGGCCGGGATTCGCCAGACGGAAGATTTGATTGAAGCGAAAGGAGTGGAGCGGACAATGGAGAAGATGAAGCAGGCACGCTTGATTATCTATCTTTTTGACCCTACGCAGGATCATATTGCTGCCGTACAGCAGCAGATTAAGGAAGTGGAAGTTCTCAATATTCCATTTGTGACGATTATTAATAAAAGCGATCTTCTCTCCGAAGATCAACGCGCTGAATATGCAGTGCTAAACCCAATTTATATTTCCGCAAAACAACAGCAGGGTATCGAAGGGCTGAAAGACGAGTTGCTGAATCAGGTGAATCTGTCGCAGATTAATACGGATGATACGATTGTGACGAATATTCGTCATCTGGAAGCTTTGCAGCATACTCGAGAGGCTCTGGAGAAGGTGTTGTTCGGGATTGATAATCCGATTACATCGGATTTCCTAGCGATGGATATAAGGCAAGCGCTACATCATTTGGGTGAGATTACCGGGACGGTTACTACGGACGATTTGCTGGAGAATATATTTAGTAAGTTTTGTATCGGGAAGTAA